The following are encoded in a window of Sminthopsis crassicaudata isolate SCR6 chromosome 3, ASM4859323v1, whole genome shotgun sequence genomic DNA:
- the ARGLU1 gene encoding arginine and glutamate-rich protein 1 — MGRSRSRSSSRSKHTKSSKHNKKRSRSRSRSRDKERVRKRSKSRESKRNRRRESRSRSRSTNAAVSRRERERERASSPPDRIDIFGRTVSKRSSLDEKQKREEEEKKAEFERQRKIRQQEIEEKLIEEETARRVEELVAKRVEEELEKRKDEIEREVLRRVEEAKRIMEKQLLEELERQRQAELAAQKAREEEERAKREELERILEENNRKIADAQAKLAEEQLRIVEEQRKIHEERMKLEQERQRQQKEEQKIILGKGKSRPKLSFSIKTTQD; from the exons ATGGGCCGGTCCCGGAGTCGGAGCTCGTCCCGCTCCAAGCACACCAAGAGCAGTAAGCACAACAAAAAGCGGAGCCGGTCGAGGTCGCGGTCCCGGGATAAGGAACGGGTTCGGAAACGCTCCAAGTCCCGGGAGAGCAAGAGGAACCGGCGCCGGGAGTCGCGCTCTCGCTCGCGCTCCACCAACGCAGCTGTGTCCCGCCGTGAGCGGGAGCGCGAGCGCGCCTCGTCCCCCCCGGACCGCATCGACATCTTCGGGCGCACGGTGAGCAAGCGGAGCAGCCTGGACGAGAAGCAGAAACgcgaggaggaggagaagaaggcaGAGTTCGAGCGGCAGCGAAAAAT TCGACAACAGGAAATAGAAGAGAAGCTTATTGAGGAAGAAACAGCAAGAAGAGTGGAAGAACTTGTGGCAAAACGAGTAGAGGAAGAattggagaaaaggaaggatgaaatTGAGCGAGAAGTTCTCCGAAGGGTGGAAGAAGCTAAGCGCATCATGGAAAAGCAGTTGCTCGAAGAACTCGAGCGACAGAGACAAGCTGAGCTTGCAGCACAAAAAGCTAGAGAG GAGGAAGAGCGTGCAAAACGTGAGGAATTAGAACGAATACTGGAAGAGAATAATCGAAAAATTGCAGACGCACAAGCCAAACTG GCTGAAGAACAATTGAGAATTGttgaagaacaaagaaagattCATGAGGAAAGGATGAAACTAGAACAAGAGAGACAACGTCAGcaaaaagaagagcaaaaaattATCCTGGGCAAGGGGAAGTCCAGGCCAAAACTGTCCTTCTCAATAAAAACCACCCAGGATTAA